The Streptomyces tendae DNA segment GGCGAGGTCTTCGCCCTCGTCACCGTCCCCGAAGGCGACTTCCCGGGGGACGACCGCCTCGTCGACATGGGGGAGGACCGGTGCTATGAGCTGCAGGACGCCTACGTCAGGGACAGCTGGGCCCTGCCGGGCGAGGTCGGCGTCTACTACTTCGCCCCGTCGCGGCAGAGCTGGGCCTTCGGTGACCGCTCCATCGCCTGTGTGCTGGGCCGCGAGGACGGGATCCGCTTCACCGGCTCGCTGCGCCGCGACGAGACCACGCTCGACGCCCACCAACTGGCCTATCTGGAGGCGGCGGAGGTGCTCAACGTCGCGCTGGACGAGGTGCCCGAGTCCGACTACCCGGACGACGACGTGAGCGACGACCGGGAGTGGGCCGGGCAGGTCGAGGAGGCCCTCGCCGAGCAGATCCGGCAGTTGCGCGCGCACGCGTGGCCGGCCGCGGCGCAGGAGCCGGTGGACGACCTGATCGCGGACCTCGGGAAGGCGCGCGTCGCCTGGGGGAAGGCGGCGGACGCCACCGACCCGGACCGCTACTGGCTGCGTGAGGAGGAGGCCTGGGAGCTGACCGACCCCGCCCAGTCCGTCACCACCCGCGATGCTTTGGGCCTGGCCTCCTCGCCGCCCGCGTACGACGAGGACGCCGAGCGTGAGCCGGAAGCCGGCGACATGCAGGTGTGAGCGCGCCCATAGCGGGGAGAAAGTGCCTGCGTAAAGCCCTCACGCGGCAGAAGTCATCACATCGAGTGATTCTCTGGCCTGCGCTTGCTTCGGACAACCCAGGGTTGCCACTCTGTTGCTGTCTGTACAAGCTGATGGGAGCGGCCAGTGACATTCGGTGAGCAGCCGGCGTACCTGCGCGTCGCGGGTGATCTCCGCCAGAAGATCGTCGAGGGTCTGCTGCCGCCCCACACCCGGCTCCCCTCCCAGGCCCGCATCCGCGAGGAGTACGGCGTCTCGGACACGGTGGCGCTGGAGGCGCGCAAGGTGCTGATGGCCGAGGGGCTCGTCGAGGGCCGCTCGGGCTCGGGGACGTATGTGCGTGAGCGGCCCGAGCCCCGGCGGGTGGCCCGCTCCGGGTTCCGCCCGGAGCGGGGGGCGACGCCCTTCCGTCAGGAGCAGGCCGACATCGGCGTGCGGGGCACCTGGGAG contains these protein-coding regions:
- a CDS encoding DUF4190 domain-containing protein, which translates into the protein MRLVSIPPPPGPHYEGGAQPPQFPHQGRPGPAPYGLYGPYGPRPPAAVNGVAIAALVLGLLCFLPAFGLVLGLIALRQIKRRGERGLGMAVTGIVMSSLGLVLWAVSLASGVAMDAWEGFRDGTSGNSVLSLRKGDCFTSPGGLEGWTTEVDRVPCAERHDGEVFALVTVPEGDFPGDDRLVDMGEDRCYELQDAYVRDSWALPGEVGVYYFAPSRQSWAFGDRSIACVLGREDGIRFTGSLRRDETTLDAHQLAYLEAAEVLNVALDEVPESDYPDDDVSDDREWAGQVEEALAEQIRQLRAHAWPAAAQEPVDDLIADLGKARVAWGKAADATDPDRYWLREEEAWELTDPAQSVTTRDALGLASSPPAYDEDAEREPEAGDMQV